A stretch of Gambusia affinis linkage group LG10, SWU_Gaff_1.0, whole genome shotgun sequence DNA encodes these proteins:
- the mmachc gene encoding cyanocobalamin reductase / alkylcobalamin dealkylase isoform X1, with protein MPRVTNATMAASSASVEGVIGPLGSCLTKLGFEVFPLKVGWYNSVLPPSFHLPYPDDALAVVVLSTPAMFEQAFLPFLERSSIQKPSDPVDQCVRHCVSTAVSQCFPELKVDVRYDYELLPSRKPKFLAQTAAHVSGAAFYYQQSDVTDQPWAGRQKMFGVCIHPSFGGWFAIRALLVFEDVAVGAELVQPDPPDCVASREDRIKLLEAFNLHWQDWSYRDIVPVGQTYSERQKEYFSTPPAQRLALLRSWGLLPKEEAQPDLGPREQNQANGHG; from the exons ATGCCTCGCGTTACCAACGCAACAATGGCGGCTTCCTCTGCCAGTGTGGAGGGTGTAATAGGACCGCTAGGCAGCTGTTTAACTAAACTAGGGTTTGAAGTGTTCCCTCTGAAG GTAGGCTGGTATAACTCAGTGTTGCCTCCTTCCTTTCACCTGCCTTACCCAGATGATGCCTTGGCCGTGGTGGTGCTCAGCACTCCTGCTATGTTTGAACAAGCCTTCCTGCCCTTCTTGGAGCGCAGCAGCATTCAGAAGCCATCCGACCCTGTAGACCAATGTGTCCGGCACTGTGTCTCCACTGCAGTCTCACAG TGTTTCCCAGAACTGAAGGTGGATGTGAGGTACGACTACGAGCTGCTGCCAAGCAGGAAGCCGAAGTTCTTGGCGCAGACTGCCGCGCACGTGTCTGGAGCGGCGTTCTACTACCAGCAGTCTGACGTCACAGACCAGCCCTGGGCCGGAAGA CAGAAGATGTTTGGAGTTTGCATTCATCCGAGCTTTGGCGGCTGGTTTGCCATCCGGGCCCTGCTGGTGTTTGAGGATGTGGCGGTGGGCGCCGAGCTGGTGCAGCCCGATCCTCCGGACTGCGTTGCTTCCAGAGAAGACAGAATCAAGCTGCTGGAGGCCTTTAACCTCCACTGGCAG GACTGGAGCTACCGAGACATCGTCCCTGTGGGACAGACCTACtcagagagacagaaggagtACTTCTCCACTCCCCCGGCTCAGCGCCTCGCACTGCTCAGGAGTTGGGGCCTTTTGCCAAAAGAAGAGGCCCAACCTGATCTCGGCCCACGAGAGCAGAACCAGGCCAACGGACACGGCTGA
- the LOC122838400 gene encoding cell wall protein DAN4-like — protein sequence MMMMKKIEMMEAKLWFALCALLLVNLGSADEAPNATTVQTPELTKSGNSVTHLPSMSTAASNFSSEAPKTGTNATNTTGPFSTSPPHTTQSTLNHTTPSHGTPPSATPSEELASNNSTQNETSPSTSVSAPKVATTTAAAAITASAFSTSPSNPTLSGDNATSQSSTNANQSIFATTKPSSVTITALLNITSTHAESSPKLTMEGSNSHDSPRPLLVGLVSAFIIAAIVITLLLFLKFRRRQNGPRFHRLQDLPMDDMMEETPLSMYSY from the exons atgatgatgatgaagaagatcGAGATGATGGAGGCCAAACTCTGGTTTGCTCTTTGTGCGCTTTTGCTCGTCAACCTGGGATCCGCTGATGAAG ccCCTAACGCAACGACTGTGCAGACACCTGAACTGACCAAGAGTGGAAACTCAGTGACTCATCTGCCATCAATGTCCACTGCTGCTTCCAACTTTTCCAGTGAAGCCCCTAAAACTGGAACCAACGCCACAAACACGACCGGACCTTTCTCCACATCCCCGCCACATACGACTCAGTCTACATTGAATCACACCACACCTTCACATGGTACTCCGCCCTCTGCTACGCCTTCAGAAGAGTTGGCTTCAAACAACTCCACTCAAAATGAAACCTCCCCCTCCACTTCTGTCTCAGCACCTAAAGTCGCCACGACGACGGCGGCGGCGGCTATAACCGCCAGCGCTTTTTCCACTTCGCCGTCCAACCCCACGTTGTCTGGAGACAACGCCACTTCTCAGTCGTCCACAAATGCTAATCAGTCCATCTTTGCAACAACTAAACCCTCCTCAGTCACCATCACGGCCCTGCTGAACATCACCTCCACCCATGCAGAGAGTTCACCGAAGCTCACCATGGAGGGCAGCA ATTCTCATGACTCTCCCAGACCCCTTCTGGTTGGCTTGGTGTCGGCGTTCATCATCGCCGCCATCGTCATCAcgctgctgctcttcctcaAGTTCCGCCGAAGACAAAACGGACCACGGTTTCACCGGCTGCAGGATCTACCAATG gACGACATGATGGAGGAAACACCCCTGTCCATGTACAGCTACTGA
- the mmachc gene encoding cyanocobalamin reductase / alkylcobalamin dealkylase isoform X2, translated as MPRVTNATMAASSASVEGVIGPLGSCLTKLGFEVFPLKVGWYNSVLPPSFHLPYPDDALAVVVLSTPAMFEQAFLPFLERSSIQKPSDPVDQCVRHCVSTAVSQCFPELKVDVRYDYELLPSRKPKFLAQTAAHVSGAAFYYQQSDVTDQPWAGRKMFGVCIHPSFGGWFAIRALLVFEDVAVGAELVQPDPPDCVASREDRIKLLEAFNLHWQDWSYRDIVPVGQTYSERQKEYFSTPPAQRLALLRSWGLLPKEEAQPDLGPREQNQANGHG; from the exons ATGCCTCGCGTTACCAACGCAACAATGGCGGCTTCCTCTGCCAGTGTGGAGGGTGTAATAGGACCGCTAGGCAGCTGTTTAACTAAACTAGGGTTTGAAGTGTTCCCTCTGAAG GTAGGCTGGTATAACTCAGTGTTGCCTCCTTCCTTTCACCTGCCTTACCCAGATGATGCCTTGGCCGTGGTGGTGCTCAGCACTCCTGCTATGTTTGAACAAGCCTTCCTGCCCTTCTTGGAGCGCAGCAGCATTCAGAAGCCATCCGACCCTGTAGACCAATGTGTCCGGCACTGTGTCTCCACTGCAGTCTCACAG TGTTTCCCAGAACTGAAGGTGGATGTGAGGTACGACTACGAGCTGCTGCCAAGCAGGAAGCCGAAGTTCTTGGCGCAGACTGCCGCGCACGTGTCTGGAGCGGCGTTCTACTACCAGCAGTCTGACGTCACAGACCAGCCCTGGGCCGGAAGA AAGATGTTTGGAGTTTGCATTCATCCGAGCTTTGGCGGCTGGTTTGCCATCCGGGCCCTGCTGGTGTTTGAGGATGTGGCGGTGGGCGCCGAGCTGGTGCAGCCCGATCCTCCGGACTGCGTTGCTTCCAGAGAAGACAGAATCAAGCTGCTGGAGGCCTTTAACCTCCACTGGCAG GACTGGAGCTACCGAGACATCGTCCCTGTGGGACAGACCTACtcagagagacagaaggagtACTTCTCCACTCCCCCGGCTCAGCGCCTCGCACTGCTCAGGAGTTGGGGCCTTTTGCCAAAAGAAGAGGCCCAACCTGATCTCGGCCCACGAGAGCAGAACCAGGCCAACGGACACGGCTGA
- the LOC122838916 gene encoding uncharacterized protein LOC122838916, whose translation MDYDPERAGARPRRAVRPPGWMAEYDGYTLPSNTMSEQRQTREGYAETTPFTQTSGFAGAVRQTPVLPNIPHEFMTIVQQLQEDNNRLQLMVKDMRRQMDRNVATVRSTSLQFAQQPDGYISTDDTWLSTRQTTQPSSLQQEQLNVSSTQNAAEEWPVPPPPISFLGDYPDIQEVQWAPLPPPPPAIVQELSQRLQELHVQQQTAAAVSRDPDFQPRVPQSTPLSQPRAGLSLDTNMPSPAQTLDPTMAIATREKIYRGPLPSIPEFTKDDPRQFARLRLALDNILPADATERFKYQVLCDHLKFEEALLIADSYSNSLCPYSDTMASLTKHYGQPHQLSLQRIAELMDEPNIIQVTQQDSGDLH comes from the coding sequence ATGGATTATGACCCCGAGCGAGCAGGTGCACGTCCACGGAGGGCTGTGCGACCACCAGGATGGATGGCTGAATATGATGGATATACACTGCCGTCAAACACTATGTCGGAACAGCGTCAGACTAGAGAGGGATATGCCGAGACGACACCCTTCACCCAGACTTCTGGTTTTGCTGGAGCTGTCAGACAGACGCCAGTGTTACCCAACATCCCGCATGAGTTCATGACCATTGTGCAGCAACTGCAAGAAGATAATAATCGACTTCAGTTGATGGTTAAAGACATGAGGAGGCAGATGGATCGTAATGTTGCCACGGTGAGATCAACTAGCTTACAATTTGCACAGCAACCAGATGGCTACATTTCAACTGATGACACCTGGCTCTCCACACGTCAAACTACGCAACCCTCTTccctgcagcaggagcagctcaACGTATCATCTACACAAAATGCAGCAGAGGAGTGGCCTGTACCGCCACCTCCAATCTCCTTTCTGGGTGACTATCCAGATATTCAGGAAGTACAGTGGGCTCCActccctccacctccaccagcCATTGTACAAGAGCTTAGCCAGCGTTTACAAGAGCTACATGTACAACAACAAACCGCAGCTGCTGTTAGCAGAGATCCTGACTTTCAACCCCGAGTGCCACAGTCCACCCCCTTATCTCAACCACGAGCTGGACTTAGCTTGGACACCAACATGCCCTCCCCTGCCCAAACATTGGATCCCACCATGGCCATAGCTACAAGGGAGAAGATCTACAGGGGACCATTGCCTTCTATACCAGAGTTCACAAAGGATGATCCCAGGCAATTTGCTAGATTAAGACTCGCCCTTGATAATATTCTCCCAGCCGACGCAACAGAGAGGTTCAAATATCAGGTACTATGTGACCACCTTAAATTTGAAGAAGCTCTTTTAATTGCTGACTCATACAGTAATTCACTCTGCCCCTACTCTGATACGATGGCTTCACTCACTAAACATTATGGCCAGCCTCACCAACTGTCACTTCAGAGAATAGCAGAGCTTATGGATGAGCCCAATATTATACAAGTGACACAACAGGATTCAGGAGATTTGCATTAA